The DNA sequence GGTTGATCTGGAAGACCCCCGCCATCAGGGCGACCACCCCGAAGACGATCATGAAGAAGCCGCCCTGTTTGATCGCGTAGCGGGGGAACATCCGCTCACCGACCACGTTGTCGTTGGTCCGTCCCGGGCCGGGCCACTGGGTGTGCTTCTGCTTGAAGACCAGGCCGAGGTGGGCGCTGATCAGCGCCACCAGCAGCCCGGGGATCAGCAGCACGTGGGCTATGTAGAACCGGCTGATGATGATCGTGCCCGGGAACTCGCCGCCGAAGATCGACGAGGTGACCCAGGACCCGATCACCGGGATGGACAGCATGATCGCCGACGCGATCCGCAGCCCGGTGCCGGACAGGCCGTCGTCGGGCAGCGAGTAGCCGGTGAAGCCGGCGAGGAAGCCGACCCAGAACAGCAGCGAGCCGATGATCCAGTTGGCCTCACGCGGCTTGCGGAACGCGCCGGTGAAGAACACCCGCAGCATGTGCACCACGATCGACGCCATGAACAGCAGCGCCCCCCAGTGGTGCATCTGCCGCATGATCAGGCCGCCCCGGACGTCGAACGAGATGTCCAGCGTCGACGCGTACGCCGCCGACATCGGGATCCCGCGCAGCGGGGCGTAACTGCCGTCGTAGACGACCTCCTCCATCGACGGGTCGAAGAAGAAGGTCAGGTAGACACCGGTGAGCAGGACGACGACGAACGAGAAGAGCGCGATCTCGCCGAGCAGGAACGACCAGTGGTCCGGGAAGACCTTGTTCAGCAGCTTGCGCAGCGGGGTGGCGGCCTGGAACCGGTCGTCGAGCTGCCCGGCGGCCTGGCCGGGCAGCGCCCGGGCGTCGAACTTACGGCGTTTCATGGCCGCTCCCAGAAGTCGGGTCCGACGATCTCGGTGTAGTCGGAGGTGGCGACGAAGAAGCCCTCGTCGTCGACGGAGATGGGCAGCTGCGGCAGCCGACGGCTGGCCGGGCCGAAGACCGGCTTGGCGTTGTCGGTGATCAGGAACTGCGACTGGTGGCAGGGGCAGAGCAGCCGGTTGGTCTGCTGCTCGTACAGGCTCGCCGGGCAGCCCGCGTGGGTGCAGATCTTCGAGTACGCGATGTAGTTGCCCCACATGTAGTCAGGCTTG is a window from the Solwaraspora sp. WMMD792 genome containing:
- a CDS encoding ubiquinol-cytochrome c reductase cytochrome b subunit — translated: MKRRKFDARALPGQAAGQLDDRFQAATPLRKLLNKVFPDHWSFLLGEIALFSFVVVLLTGVYLTFFFDPSMEEVVYDGSYAPLRGIPMSAAYASTLDISFDVRGGLIMRQMHHWGALLFMASIVVHMLRVFFTGAFRKPREANWIIGSLLFWVGFLAGFTGYSLPDDGLSGTGLRIASAIMLSIPVIGSWVTSSIFGGEFPGTIIISRFYIAHVLLIPGLLVALISAHLGLVFKQKHTQWPGPGRTNDNVVGERMFPRYAIKQGGFFMIVFGVVALMAGVFQINPVWLFGPYEAAVVSAASQPDWYVMFLDGSTRLMPAWELTIPIGDGYVIPPLFWPTVVLPGILVMLSLAYPFLEARYTKDKASHNLLQRPRDVPARTAVGAMAVTFFIVLTISGGNDVFADKFFISLNAMTWAGRIGLILLPPLAYYVTYRICLGLQQHDREVLAHGVETGIIRRLPDGRFVEVHQPLGPTDEHGHGKLEYVGWVVPKKMNRLGALGPAVKGFFFPIEKPVQVPPPAHVAIDPAEEQPADLPPADKDRKTADREEISSGSR